GGCACCGAAAGAGTAAAGGCAAAAGCGCCCAGCACGCCGTCGATGGAAAAAGTCGCGTCGATTATTTCCAAAAACATTATTTTGCTCACATCGGACAAGCCGCTGCCGGATAATTTCCGTTCGCTTTCTTCGGCGTTTTGCTTAAAACCATGGGTGATAAAAAAGGCGGTGGAACCGACCACGGCGCCAAAAGCGAGCATCGGACTCTCCTTCAGGGCAAACCAGACGATCACCGCCAATAAAAAAGAAACGACGGCAAAAAACCAAACGCCCTGGGACTCGATGAATTTTTCGCCATACAGGCCGTAATTCTTCGGCTCCAAAAAGAGCCAATGAAAAAATAAGAATATCAAGAATACGCCGCCGCCGATCAAAAGCGTCGGCGCGGAAAGTTCGATCGCCCTAAGGACGGAAGGGTCGTTGGAAAAGGACGCCACCAGCGCGCCAACCGGTCCGAGCGACGGCGTTACTCCCCAAACGATCGCCCAAGGCAGCAAGCCCCTGACCACAAAGACCGCGAAGATCAAGCCCCAAAGCAAAAACCACCGGCGGGCGCGGGCGCCCATCGTGGAAAGAACTTGCGCATTGATAATGGCATTATCAATGCTGGAAATCGTCTCAAACAGACAAAGTCCGACAATGATGATTAGGATAGAAAATAAATCCATAAAAATAATATAATCTGAATACTACAAATTGTATCCGAATTCTACGAACTCTACAAATCGAAAAATTTTCCGTAAAAAACGTTCGTAGTATTCGGTCCGCCAGCTGGCGGATTTCGTAGGTTCGGATTATATTTTTTATCGAGCTAAGCTTCCAATATAATATTGTTCCAAGGTCTGCCGGTCGATGTCAAAATTAGGCTGACCGGAATTTTTCTCGTCGGCATCAAAAACGGCGGTGGCGTCGCGGCCGCAATAAGCCGCGATAGCCGCTTCTTTGTCCGGATTAGGCGCGACATGATCGGTGATGTTGTAAATATTATTATTGACCACCAGCCAGCAATCGGTCGACGAATTATGCTCAGCCACGGTCAAGAAGGGAATGCCGGTTTTCACCGCCGGTGCCGGAACGACAACCGATTTTTTCGCGCCGCAAGCGGAAACCAAGCAAAGAACAAAGAACAAAGAACAAAGAACAAGAATTTTTCTCTTACTCATAGCTGGCAAATTTAAAAATTATTTTAATCGTTTCTGCAACTTTTTGATCGTTTCGCTGAAACTTTCTTTGAAAAAATTATAAGCTTTGTATTGCGAAGGCCGGCCGACCAATTCGAGAAATCCAAAACCTGACGCTTTCCGATTGCCAAAATAGCCGGAAACGGCCAGCGGTCCTTCCCAATAATTGATCGTGCCAAAGATCATTTCCTGATTTTTAATCAGCGGCGCGACTCGCAATTTTATTTTTTTCGCCGGTATTTCAATCAGCCAATTGAGCGGATACTTGGCTTTGGTCTTCGGGCTGGCCCACGCTTTGCCGATCGGCGTGAAAATAACTTCGGTCAAATGTTCAGTCTTGCCGTTAGGATAAGAAATATCAGCCAAAGTCATTTTTTTATTCTGGCTCGATAACTCGAAACAAACCATTTCCGTATTATCATCCAGCTGCAGCGAAAACCAATTCCACTCATCTTTAGCATAGGGCGCATTCGCCCATTGGTGATCCATCCAGGATTTGCCCGTCACTTTTATTTTCTGGCCGCCGATCTTGATCTCGCCTTCAGTTTTTAAGTTGGTCAACGAATAATAATAGCTGCTCCTTTTACCCAGATCAAGCTGGCCCTGGCCGCCCTCCAAAAGCGGTTTTTTGGTCGAGGTTAAAATCAAATCAAAATTTTGGGATTTAATTTGATATTTAAACGGCGCGGTTTCCACCATTGCCGAAACAAGATACCCGTCAAGAAAATTAGTGTCAATATAATTGACGAACAAAAGCGGCTGGCGAAAACTGTCCCGCGAGATGAGAGAAACATAATCGATCACCGGATAGGATTTTTGTTTTTTGATATCCGACAGAATTGAATGCGAAAAATAAGCTTTGGCAAACGGCATTTTTATGAACGGCAAATTGACCTTTTTCGGTTTGGCCTGAAAAAGGCAGTCCATAAAAGCATAACGGTTACCCGCCTTGTCTTGGAGGTTGCCGTTCCAATACCACCACTCGATTATCTTGTCGTGCGCGAGCTCGTCTTGCGGAAACTTTATCGCGTAACTCATAACGCGTAACGCGTAACGGAAAATCGTAAATCCGATTTTCAATAATTGATTACGTTGGCGTTTTTATACCTCCATTATACCACAAAACACCATTAAAAATCTTTTGGATAAAAAATCCTCTTGCTGTCAAAGACAAGCAAGAGGAGGGGTTAAAGAAAAAAGTGACAAGTTTTAAACTGTTACGGAACGGGAACGAAGAGTGTCATGGGAGAAGGACGGATCGTGCCGGTAGACCTCAACCTCATCGATGCCGAAGAAGACGTGCGGCACGCGGCCATCAGAATAGCGCGAACCCGGGCACAAAGAAATACTATTAACATCGATTGGGGCTCCGCACGTTAGAAAATTCTCGAGGGAAAACTGCGAGACCTCAAGCGAGGTCATCGTTTCAATGCCGCGTTCCCAGATTTTTTCCGCTGAAAGCAATTTTAGCTCTGCGTCGCCCTTATTCGCTTCGCGATGGCCGCCGTGACGGATAATATAACTTTGATCCGGCCAACGGTCGTGTTTAGCTTTCCCTAAAATATCAAGTTCGGGTGAAAAAGAATAATCAATACCCAATTTTTCCCGGAAAACTTTTTGGATCAACGCATGAGTAAACCCTCGGGGGACGATCAAAAACGGCAAAGATAAACCGTTTTTTTCAATCGATTTTTCCATCACCGCCTGCAATACAACGATTTCCCCTAGGCGCAACCCATAAATTAGCCGGCAAAAATCATCCTTTTCTTGCAAAAACAGCCTGCAATCCATAATAAACCGCCTTTCTTTTTTATTTCTTAATTTTAAAAATGTTCAAACGAAATTTACCCGAATTTAGCATAAAAAATAAAATCTGTCAATTCTGCCCATTTTTTTTAACCATATATCCTTCTTCAAGGCGATAGCCGAGCTTTTTATAATAACCGCGCGTGCCGATCCCGGCGATAACCGCAATTTGATTAAAATTATTCTGTCGGGCGATCTTTTCCGCTTCGGCCAAAAGTTTTCTTCCCAATCCGCCGTGCTGGATTCCCCCCTCCTTTTCAAGGAGGGGTTTGGGGGTGGTTCTCCCGCCGACCGGCACCAGCTCGCCATACACATGCAACTCTCTAACTATTGCCGAATTATTTAAAAAAGAATATTTTTCATCCGCTATCTTTTTGTCATCCTGAGCGCCGCGCGAAGGATCTATTGTCCGAGAAATTTTCAATTTCGCAATAAAAAATTTTGATTGAATAAAATCGGCGTTCTTACAAAATAGATCCTTCGTCAGGGACTCAGGATGACAAAGAAACGGAAGGCGTAAACGGCAAAAACCGTAAAGCGTTTTCCCGTCTTGTGAATCAAAAGAAATGAAATATTCCTGTCCGCCCGACGCGGGATATTCTTGAATATTCAATTTCAACTTTCCAGCTTTAATAGTTTTATCTTTAACTTCGCGGCAGCGGATGCAGCGGCAGCGCGCGCCTTCCTGCTGCATAACCTGGCGCAGATTAGTGATCGTGTTTCCCGCTTCGATCGATTCGCCGGGAATATCGCGGATCAATCTGATAATCCGGACATATTCGGGCACTGCTTTTTTGCAATCGATAATTAGCTGACGCAAAACTTTATCGGAGTACGGGCGATATTTGCCAGCCTTCCACCATCGATAAAGTTTTGAACCCTTAGTCACGACTGTCGGATAAAATTTTATCTGGTCCGGCTGGAAGCGCTCGTCAGAAAATGATTGCTTGAACATCGCCAGATCTTTTTTAGCCGTCGCGCCGGGCAAGCCCGGCATCAGATGATACGTGACTTTGAACCCAAAATTTTTCAGCAGTTCGGTCGCGCGGACAATTTCGGCCACGCCGTGACCGCGATTATTTTTCGCCAAAATTTTATCATCGACCGCCTGCACGCCCAACTCGACCCGCGTCGCGCCCAGCTCGCGCATTTCGATCAATTCTTTCTCATCAATATAATCGGGCCTCGTCTCCAAAGTAATACCGATAATCTTATATTTTGCTTTTTCGTTTTTCTTCTGCTCGGAAAATAATTGCTTTTTAGTTTCTTCCAGCTTTAACACACCCCGTCTTGCGCGGCGCAAGCCACCCCTCTCGAGAGGGGACTTCTTATTTAATGCCCCGTCGCAGTCTCCGCCGCGGGACTGCGACGAAAACTCATTTGCCGCGCGGAAGCATTCTTTGATAAACCAAAATTTATAAGCGCGGGGCAAGACGCTCCAAGTTCCGCCGATCACGATCAGTTCGATCTTTTCCGGGCGATGGCCATTGATCTCCAAAGCTTCCAAGCGCGTCCGCACCTGCTCGTACGGATCATATTTATTACGGATCGCCCGCATCACGGCCGGCTCGTTAGACAAATAACTTTTTGGCACGTTTTTTTCCGTGGGGCAAAACGCGCACTTGCCCGGACATTTCCAAGGCTTGGTCAAAACCGCCACCGGCGCCACGCCGGAAAGCGTGCGCACGGCGCGCCGCTTTAACAGCCGCGCGAATTTTTCATCGAATTTAACCCGGCCGCTTTTTACCAAAAGCAAATACTCCCGCCACAGTTCCGAATGCCGGGGAAGTTCTTCACCTTTTTTGACCAATTTCCGCTTCAGGGCCATCAATTCTGCGGCGGTTTTTGGTTTTTGCTTAATAATTTCACCGATCATCATTGTTTAATTATACTGCTATCATATAAAACCACAAAACGTTGCTTGACAAATCGCAATTGCTATTATAAAGTAAGGGGATTTTTGAACCTTGCCAATTAAAATGGAAAATTTCATTTACCATCAACCAACAGAGGAGGCCTTATGCCTTATCTATTCCTTTTTTTGGGTTTGCTGTTAGCGAGCCCGATCGCGGCGGCGGGTGATAGCATCGCCTGCCCGACTTCCAAAGGATTGACTTCGCTGACGGATTCCCTGATCAAACAGGGCAAGGACGGCAAATGGGGCCTATACGGACTGACCACCAGAACGAGAAACTATGATTCAGTTAATTCGGCCAATCGGTACGAGATCGATGACACGCGCAAGACTCTGCGTAAGCGGGATATGGTGATTGTCAATGCGGGAATCACCGCCGAGCAGGCCACGCTGGCCCTGCATCATCCCGATTCGCTGACCTCGGCAACCACAGTAAGCAAGTATGATGGCTGGCAATTTTGGCTGACAGAAAAAAAATCAGCCACCGGCATCGCTTATCATGGTGATGAGCAAAAGACGGTCCAGAGGCAGACCAACGAGCTGGAGTCAAAAGTGTCTTGGAAGCTTGCGCTTTGCCTCTTCCTTATAAGCCTCTTCAGCGTTCTCTGCGCCCTGGATCTTTCCAAAAATACGCGGTTTAGAAACTCGAAGCACTTGATTTTCGCGAGTCTCTACTGTCTGGCGGTGATGGCCGTTCTGGTCAGCGAAGCAGTTGCCCTTTTCCAGACTCCGGCAATTACCTGGCCCAGAAAATTGCTGCTCGTGAACCTGGGGGCGTCCTTCCTTTTTATGGTCCTGATTGCCTTCAGCTTCAAAGATCAGCTGAAAATCCTGGTTAAGCCCAAGCTTAAGTTCGAAATCAAAGGAGCAGTCAGAGAATGGGTTTTGCCGCTGGGAATTTTCACGATCGCGGAATTGGTGATTTACGCCGGCATGATCACCAACAGCTCTTTTGCTTTGTTGGGCTATGCGGGCGTTGCCGTCGCGTTTTTTCTTATTTTCGCCGGGCTCCCGGCCGGAATTGATGGCTTTAAAAATTGGCGGAGCAAAAAAAAGCCCGTCAAAACCGCACAACCACCCCAACAACCGCCTCGGAAGCAATGATGAGTCAAAGCGAACAGTACTCCTGTTCGCTTTTTTATTTACCTTATGATTAAATTGGCCGGCGACCACCTCGCGTATTTGCGGATGGAAGAACATAATGCGAAACTACGTTTCTTACTTCTAACTTCTTACTTCGTTCCGGTTTCTCTTGCTTTTTCCGGCCTATCGTGTTATCTTTATTGTATCTTTAAAAATTAACTGTTTACCCCAACTTGGTTGCGGCAGAGGCTCTTTGAGCCTTAACCGTTTCTCGGCTGGGGAAAAAGCCAATGTTAGACAAAAAAATCAAAGAAAAGATCATCAAAAAGTTTCAGGAACATGCCAACGATACCGGTTCGCCGCAAGTGCAGATCGCCATTTTGACCGAAGAGATCAAACAATTGACCAAGCATTTGCAGGAACACCGCAAAGATTTCTCTTCCCGCCGCGGTTTATTGAAGAAAGTCAGTGAACGCCGAAAACTTTTGAAATATCTGCAGAAAGAGAATGAAAAAGCTTTCAAGGACGTGGCGGAAAAATTAAAGTTGAAGATCGCCAAAAAAATGGAAGACGATAAAGAAAGGGAAGATGAACTGGCTCGCCTGGCCGAAGAAGGCCACGAGGAAGACCTGTTGAACGAAGCCGAGATCGCCGAAAAAAACGAATAGTTTTTATAATATAGGCCCAGCTTTTGGGTCTATATTTGTTAAGAGGCTTTTTACAAATTTTCAAGTCAGTATATAATGCGAATACTACAAATTGTGCGCGAATACTACGAACGGATTTAACGAATTAAAAATAATTCGATAAATAATTTGCGGTATTCGCGAATAATTCGTTGTATTCGCATCATGTCATATGATAAAACATAAAGAACAGAGGGTTGGGGTGCTTGTTGATGCCTCCAATATGTATCATTCGGCGAGAAATCTTTTCGGCGCGCATCTAAATTATAAAGAAGTTTTGGACGTCGCGGTCGCCGGCCGGAAATTGATCCGGGCGATAGCTTACGTGGTCAAAACCGAAGGCGAAGAAGAAACGCCGTTTTTTGAAGCTTTGTCGCAGTTGGGTTTTGAAATTAATATGAAAGACTTGCAAATTTTCCCGGGCGGAATGAAAAAAGCCGACTGGGATGTCGGTCTTTCGGTCGACGCGATCAAGCTGGCGGAAAAATTGGATGTGATTGTTTTGGTTACCGGCGACGGCGACTATCTGCCTTTAGTTGAATATCTGCAAAACACCAAAGGCTGCCTCGTCGAAGTCCTCGCCTTCCGCAAATCCGCCTCATCCAAACTGATCGAAGCCGCCGATGATTTTATTGATTTGAGCGAGAATAAAAAATTCTTGATTCGCTAATTTTTTATAACCAGCTTGCTCATATAATGCGAACCTACGAATTGTACGCGAATACTACGAACAGTTTAACGAAGTTTATTCGACTATTAATAAACCTATGAAAAAAATTATTTTCCTTTTCGTTTCCGTTTTATTATTAGCAGGATGTGATTATAAAATTGTCAAAGAGCAACCAACTCAAAATTTTACAATACCGTCTATCGGCCAAATACAAACGAGCTCTCGGGCAACGCCAGAAACTAATACACAAACTAAGCAAAGTAATTTAACCTTACAAGCTAAATGTTCAAAAGATGCTGAAAATTTTTTTAATCTACATTGGCGCAAATCCATTCCTACCGGAATGTTAGCCTTAGATTATCAAAATCATTACAACAAAACTCTTGATAAATGCTTTATACTAATAATATTCAATTTCAAAACTGACATAGGCGACGGATCTCCGGCGTCATACACAAATGATAAATTTTTATATGACGTTTACGAGAATGTTCAATATGGAACAATAGATATTACAGACAAAATTTTACAAAAGTGTGAAGTTTCTAGTAAAAAATGTGTTTCCCTCGATGATTTTAATAATTTATCCGAATCATACATGAATAATTAAACCTATCGATGTTTAATACTATGAAAAAGTGTCCACGATGCCATTCGGAAAAAATAGAAAACTTACACATGGCCATTCTTCGCCGAGATGGTAAACCAACAAAATTTATGGGAGAGGCTGATTTTGTTAATTGTCAATGTGGAAACTGTGGCGAAAAATTTAAAATTCCTTATAGCGAGCATTGAAAAATTTTGGAAATGACGCGCAGCGTAGAGGCCGTGCAAAATTGCGTTGTCCGAAGTCCCGCTTCATTATTACAATTTTATAAACGAAGGCGGGCAAGTATAGCAATTTTGCTAGGCTTCATAGCGGAGCGGCCCAAAATTTTTCCTGCGAGCAGTTTTTGCGCCACTTTTTTAAAAAAGTGGCAAAAGATATTTTAATTAATTTAAATAACGCCTGGTCGCCAAACATGCAGTTCCCAATCGGACTGAAGTTTGTCGGCCAAGCACAAAAGAAAATGTCAGAAAAATTTCAAGAACAAAGAGTGTCCGGACCATGGCTTGGCCGGGAACTCTCCTTGCGCGCCGGTAAAGTGGCGCTGCAGGCCGATGCGGCCGTCATCGCCCAATATGGCGAGACCGTCGTCTTAGCCACCGTCGTCGAAGCCCAGGAAGAGCGCAACATCGATTATTTCCCGCTGACCGTTGATTTTGAAGAACGGCTTTATGCCGCCGGCATCATCAAAGGTTCGCGCTGGATCAAACGAGAAGGCCGCCCGACCGATGAATCGATCTTAAACGGCCGGATGGTCGACCGTTCTTTGCGTCCGCTTTTTTCAGGTGTTTCGCGCAAAGATACGCAGATCGTCTGCACCGTGCTCTCTTATGACACGGAAAATAATTACGACATCGTCGGCTTAGTCGCCGCTTCGGCCGCGCTTTCCATTTCCGGAGTGGAATGGAAAGGCCCGGTTGGCGGAGTCAAAGTCGGCTTGATCGATGGCAACATAATTTTCAATCCGACTTACTCGCAAATGGCGACCAGTCAGATGGAATTGACTATCGTCGGCACCAAGGAGCGCACGATTATGATCGAAGCTTCCGCCAACGAAGTAAAGGAAGAAATAATGCTGGATGCGATCAGCCAGGCGCAAATCGAAATGCAGCCGGCGATCGAATTGATCAACGCCTTTAAGAAAAAAGTCGGCGTCAAAGAAAAAATAGAAAAAACCCAGCTGCTTTCCCCGGAACAGATCCAAAAATCCGAAGAAAAGAAAAAATTGATCGCTATTGCCGAAGGCTGGCTCAAGAAAAATGTTTATCCCATTCTTTTTGACAAGCAATATTACACCAAGGGTGATAGAAAATTAGCCGTGGCCAAGATCGAAGCCGACCTGGATAAATTTCTTTTCGACCAAGGCATCGACGAAGATCAACGCGGCTTTATCGTCGGCCAAACCGTCGAAGGCGCAGTCTATTCCGAAATAACCAAACAACTTTTGGATAACGAACGCCGCGTCGACGGTCGCAAGCTTGACGAGATCCGTCCGCTTTATTCGGAAGTAAATTTATTGCCGCGCAACCACGGCTCAGGTCTATTTATGAGAGGCGAGACCCAGATCTTGTCCATCATCACTTTGGGCGCTCCGGGCTTGGAACAAAACCTGGAAGGATTGGAAGGCAAGAGCACTAAGCGCTTTATGCATCATTATAATTTTCCTTCTTACTCGGTCGGCGAGACCGGACCGAACCGCGGACCGGGCCGCCGCGAGATCGGCCATGGCGCTTTGGCGGAAAAAGCCTTGCTCCCGGTCGTTCCGGAAAAAAATGATTTCCCTTATACCATCCGCGTCGTTTCCGAAACCATGGGTTCGAACGGCTCGTCTTCGATGGCTTCAACCTGCTGCGCTTCATTATCCTTGATGGATGCGGGCGTACCGATCAAGCGTCCGGTCGCGGGCGTGGCCATCGGTTTGGCCTCCAATGCCGATATGAGCCAATGGAAAGTCTTAACCGATATCCAGGATCTGGAAGATGGCCAAGGCGGGATGGATTTTAAGATCACCGGCACGTCAGTTGGCATCACCGCGATTCAACTTGATACCAAAACCGATGGTTTGACCATGGAAATAGTCGAAGAAGCTTTGGAGCGCGGCCGCAAAGGCAGAATGCAAATCCTTGAAGTCATGACTCAGGCTATTCCCGCGCCAAGAGCTGAATTATCCAAATATGCTCCGCGCGTGGTCAGCTTCGCGATCAATCCGGACAAGATCCGCGACGTGATCGGCGCCGGCGGCAAGATCATCAACAAGATTATCGAAGAGCATGAAGTTGAAATTGATATTGAAGACGACGGTATGGTCTTTGTCACGGGTTCGAAAGCCGAGCAAGTGGCCAAGGCGGTCGATTGGATCAAAAATATCGCCCACGAATTCAAGGTCGGCGAAATCTTCACCGGACCGGTGGCGCGCATCCTGGACTTCGGCGCTTTTGTCGAATTAACTCCGGGCAGCGACGGCATGGTCCATGTTTCCAAATTGGCGCCGTATCGCGTCGGCCGTCCGGGCGACTTGCTTGATCCGGGAATGATGGTCACGGTCAAGATCGACGAGATCGATGAAATGGGCCGCATCAATCTTTCGATGAAAGATTGCCCGGAAAATGCCCATCTCTGGGTTGACAAGAAAGGCGAACAGAAAGGTGATTTCAATACCGGCTTCCGCCCGCGCCGAGACTTCGGCGACCGCGGCGGCAATCGCGGACCAAGACGAGAGCGGAGATAAGTAAAAAGTAATAAGTAAAAATATATAAAGAAAAGCCGTTCGGAGAAATCCGAGCGGCTTTTTTGTTAACCATTATTTGCTTGATTAACAATGTGATGTTAGGTACCCCATCAACAGTATGATTACTGCCACGATGATGGTCACTACCCAATCCTTTCTTGTCATCTTTTTTTGCTTCTTTTTTCCTTTTCCTTGTTCGATGTCCCCGTCTTGGGGGGCGCTTGAGTTAAACATTGTAAATAACTCCTTTTTATTGGTGAAAAAACAGTTTATTTCTGTTTATATCTTAGCACCATTTTACCTTTTTGTCAATAGCCAAAAAACACCGCCTTTTTCTGCTTTTTTGAGTTTTATCAGAATCTCCCCTCTCTCGATGAACTCAAGACAGGGCGCAAGGCATCCTGACGCGGTCCACGGCGATATTCTGCCGGGACCAAACTAAAAATAAAAAAACACTTACCTCCCGGTAAAGTGTCGTTGGATTTTTGGCCAATTATTTTTCACCATGGCCATGACGAGAAATAAGCGACGGCAGCCTGGCAGCCGAAGTAGCAAAGTGCCGCTAGCGCCAGGATGATGACGCCGAGGATGAGATACTTGCGCGCCTTGCCGCAACTCTTTTCCTTCTTGTCGGTCTTGAAATAATTCTCATGGTCGTGCATACGACCTCCTTTATAAAAAAGAATTGAAAATTTTCAATTGTTTGTAGCTTAGCGCTATTTTATCCGTTTGTCAACAAACAACGCTAAAAATTCTTTAAATCCCCTTTTTGTCTCTGGTTGCTGACCCGTCCTTATTTTTTAGCAGCCCTTCTCTGATTATGTTATAATAAGCTTAGCTTGACGTTATATTATTTTAAAGGTAATATATTTGCTTGTCTTCCAATAATTTATGAATTTTCAACAAACCTGGTCTTCTAAGAAGGCCAACCACACTCCGATGAACAACGGTTCCAATTGGCAATCGAAAAACAAGAAAGGCTTTTCCCTTGCCAAAATTATTTTCAATAAAACTTTCTTCAAGATCATCGCCGTCCTCTTTTTACTGGGCGTGGTTTCGCTGTTCGCCGTGTTCGCCTGGTTTTCCCGCGACCTGCCCAATCCGAATCAGCTGATGGACCGCCAGGTGGCGCAAAGCACCAAAATCTATGATCGCACCGGCCAAAATATCCTTTATGATATCCACGGCGACCAGCAACGGACATTGGTAGAGCTGAAAGATATTCCCAACTATGTAAAATGGGCGACGGTGGCCGTGGAAGATAAAAATTTTTACGAGCACAAAGGCTTCAGCTTTTGGGCGATCTTCCGCACCATCGCCACTAACATTCTTTACCACAAAAAAGCGGGCGGCTCCACTTTAACCCAGCAATTCATCAAAAACGCGGTTTTGACCAATGAAAAAACTTACACGCGCAAGATCAAAGAATTGATTTTGGCCTACAAGATGGAAAAGAAATTTTCCAAGGACCAGATCTTGCAGCTGTACCTGAACGAGATCCCTTACGGTTCGACCGCTTATGGCGTGCAGGCGGCCAGCCAGCGCTATTTTAAAAAAGACGTCAAGGATCTGACTTTGGCCGAAGCCGCTGTCTTGGCGGCGCTGCCGCAATCGCCGACGGTTTATTCCCCTTACGGCTCGCACAAGGACGCGCTGATCAAGCGCCAGCAATATATTCTGGGCCTGATGGCCGAGCAAGGCTATATTACCAAAGATGAAGCCGAAGCGGCAAAAAAAGAGCAGCTCAAATTCGCGCCGAACACGGAGAATATCACCGCGCCGCATTTTGTCATGTATGTCAAAGAATTGTTGACGGAAAAGTACGGTGAAAAAATGGTTGAGCAGGGCGGCTTGAAGATCACCACCACGCTTGATCTTTCCAAACAAAAAGCGGCCGAGCAGGCCATCGGCGATTGGTGGAACAAAACCAAAGTAATTGATAAAAAAACCGGCAAGGAAAGCAGCTATAATAGTTTTGGCGCTTCCAACGCCGCCCTGGTTTCCCTTGACCCCAAAA
Above is a window of Patescibacteria group bacterium DNA encoding:
- a CDS encoding DUF475 domain-containing protein — its product is MDLFSILIIIVGLCLFETISSIDNAIINAQVLSTMGARARRWFLLWGLIFAVFVVRGLLPWAIVWGVTPSLGPVGALVASFSNDPSVLRAIELSAPTLLIGGGVFLIFLFFHWLFLEPKNYGLYGEKFIESQGVWFFAVVSFLLAVIVWFALKESPMLAFGAVVGSTAFFITHGFKQNAEESERKLSGSGLSDVSKIMFLEIIDATFSIDGVLGAFAFTLSVPLIIAGNGLGAYVVRKFTISNIERIKKYLFLKNGAMYSIFFLGAIMLFDSFGVNIPNYLSPLVTFAVVGYFFLKSCHHLKKISLKANEK
- a CDS encoding cytochrome b5-like heme/steroid binding domain-containing protein; amino-acid sequence: MSKRKILVLCSLFFVLCLVSACGAKKSVVVPAPAVKTGIPFLTVAEHNSSTDCWLVVNNNIYNITDHVAPNPDKEAAIAAYCGRDATAVFDADEKNSGQPNFDIDRQTLEQYYIGSLAR
- a CDS encoding lipocalin family protein codes for the protein MSYAIKFPQDELAHDKIIEWWYWNGNLQDKAGNRYAFMDCLFQAKPKKVNLPFIKMPFAKAYFSHSILSDIKKQKSYPVIDYVSLISRDSFRQPLLFVNYIDTNFLDGYLVSAMVETAPFKYQIKSQNFDLILTSTKKPLLEGGQGQLDLGKRSSYYYSLTNLKTEGEIKIGGQKIKVTGKSWMDHQWANAPYAKDEWNWFSLQLDDNTEMVCFELSSQNKKMTLADISYPNGKTEHLTEVIFTPIGKAWASPKTKAKYPLNWLIEIPAKKIKLRVAPLIKNQEMIFGTINYWEGPLAVSGYFGNRKASGFGFLELVGRPSQYKAYNFFKESFSETIKKLQKRLK
- a CDS encoding tRNA uridine(34) 5-carboxymethylaminomethyl modification radical SAM/GNAT enzyme Elp3, translated to MMIGEIIKQKPKTAAELMALKRKLVKKGEELPRHSELWREYLLLVKSGRVKFDEKFARLLKRRAVRTLSGVAPVAVLTKPWKCPGKCAFCPTEKNVPKSYLSNEPAVMRAIRNKYDPYEQVRTRLEALEINGHRPEKIELIVIGGTWSVLPRAYKFWFIKECFRAANEFSSQSRGGDCDGALNKKSPLERGGLRRARRGVLKLEETKKQLFSEQKKNEKAKYKIIGITLETRPDYIDEKELIEMRELGATRVELGVQAVDDKILAKNNRGHGVAEIVRATELLKNFGFKVTYHLMPGLPGATAKKDLAMFKQSFSDERFQPDQIKFYPTVVTKGSKLYRWWKAGKYRPYSDKVLRQLIIDCKKAVPEYVRIIRLIRDIPGESIEAGNTITNLRQVMQQEGARCRCIRCREVKDKTIKAGKLKLNIQEYPASGGQEYFISFDSQDGKTLYGFCRLRLPFLCHPESLTKDLFCKNADFIQSKFFIAKLKISRTIDPSRGAQDDKKIADEKYSFLNNSAIVRELHVYGELVPVGGRTTPKPLLEKEGGIQHGGLGRKLLAEAEKIARQNNFNQIAVIAGIGTRGYYKKLGYRLEEGYMVKKNGQN
- a CDS encoding NYN domain-containing protein, which codes for MIKHKEQRVGVLVDASNMYHSARNLFGAHLNYKEVLDVAVAGRKLIRAIAYVVKTEGEEETPFFEALSQLGFEINMKDLQIFPGGMKKADWDVGLSVDAIKLAEKLDVIVLVTGDGDYLPLVEYLQNTKGCLVEVLAFRKSASSKLIEAADDFIDLSENKKFLIR
- a CDS encoding membrane lipoprotein lipid attachment site-containing protein, coding for MKKIIFLFVSVLLLAGCDYKIVKEQPTQNFTIPSIGQIQTSSRATPETNTQTKQSNLTLQAKCSKDAENFFNLHWRKSIPTGMLALDYQNHYNKTLDKCFILIIFNFKTDIGDGSPASYTNDKFLYDVYENVQYGTIDITDKILQKCEVSSKKCVSLDDFNNLSESYMNN
- a CDS encoding polyribonucleotide nucleotidyltransferase, which translates into the protein MSEKFQEQRVSGPWLGRELSLRAGKVALQADAAVIAQYGETVVLATVVEAQEERNIDYFPLTVDFEERLYAAGIIKGSRWIKREGRPTDESILNGRMVDRSLRPLFSGVSRKDTQIVCTVLSYDTENNYDIVGLVAASAALSISGVEWKGPVGGVKVGLIDGNIIFNPTYSQMATSQMELTIVGTKERTIMIEASANEVKEEIMLDAISQAQIEMQPAIELINAFKKKVGVKEKIEKTQLLSPEQIQKSEEKKKLIAIAEGWLKKNVYPILFDKQYYTKGDRKLAVAKIEADLDKFLFDQGIDEDQRGFIVGQTVEGAVYSEITKQLLDNERRVDGRKLDEIRPLYSEVNLLPRNHGSGLFMRGETQILSIITLGAPGLEQNLEGLEGKSTKRFMHHYNFPSYSVGETGPNRGPGRREIGHGALAEKALLPVVPEKNDFPYTIRVVSETMGSNGSSSMASTCCASLSLMDAGVPIKRPVAGVAIGLASNADMSQWKVLTDIQDLEDGQGGMDFKITGTSVGITAIQLDTKTDGLTMEIVEEALERGRKGRMQILEVMTQAIPAPRAELSKYAPRVVSFAINPDKIRDVIGAGGKIINKIIEEHEVEIDIEDDGMVFVTGSKAEQVAKAVDWIKNIAHEFKVGEIFTGPVARILDFGAFVELTPGSDGMVHVSKLAPYRVGRPGDLLDPGMMVTVKIDEIDEMGRINLSMKDCPENAHLWVDKKGEQKGDFNTGFRPRRDFGDRGGNRGPRRERR